In Deltaproteobacteria bacterium, the genomic stretch AAATACTTGATGCCACGAGCGCGCAGCAGTTCTAGATAAGCCTGGCCGACGGTTTCGACTGGGAGGGTAACGGTTTTCTTTTCCATAGAATGGACTCCTGATTTTATGCGATTTGTTTTTGTATTAGATCGATCAGCCAACTCACCGGCGTCTGATCTTGCACGCAGCGAAAGCCCTTGACGCCGTTTTTCCAATGGGGCAAATAGCGGTGCGAGCAGTCGCAGGTGTTGGCCGGGCCGCACATAGCTTTGTAGGTTTCGCCGCCGCTGCCGACGTCGGTCGAAGTCCATTCCCAGATGTCGCCGCGCTTCTTGAGCTTGTTCGATTCACAAGTCGACTTCCATTCATCCATTGTCGGCAGACGTTGGCCGATGAATCGACAATAACCAGCCGCCTCGTGAAAGTTGATCAGGACGACGGCGTCGTTCTCTTTGCCGGACGGAATGCGGCCGTTGATCCAGTACTCCGGCGCGGCGGCTCGGGTCGCAACCACAAATTTCAAATATTCCGCGTTGGTCACCTCGGTTGAGTTGAAGGTTGCGGATGCAAGGAGATAAATCGGCAGAACGATTGACCATAGGTGGCCAAAGCATGCTGTTGAAAGTCGACGAACCGAAAACCCAACCTTCATGCGGTTTCCTCGCGATAAAGTCCCAAGGCTCTCAACACCGGTGCATCGCTCATCGAAAACAAGATCGCGTCGTCGGTCGATGAAGAGTTGCTATGCCGGTGCGGGTTCCATACCGGTACGATGAAGGAGTCGCCTTTTTGCCATTCAAAGCGCTGCCCGCCGATCTCGCTTGCGCCGTGGCCGCGAAAAACGTGGTACAGCGTTGTGCTGGTGTGGCGATGGGATTCGGTTTTCTCGTTAGCGGATAAAAGTTGAGCGCTGCATTGAATCGTCGTCATGGTCGGACCATTGGTGAGTGGGTTGCGGTATTCGAGCAAGTAGCCGTCGTAGTTGCTGTGAGCTCCGCGCGCGCGCATGGAGGCGCGCAGGGTTTTTTCTGTGTCCGTCCAGCGATAGTGGAAAAGGTCCTCGACGCGAAGGCCATGGCGCACGGCGCCGTCGAGGGTGGCGTTGACTTCGTCGCTGTCTCTCTCGATGGGTTGACGGCGGGTTGGGTAGCGTTCTTGCATGACCTGGTGCAACGCGGTGATCAGCGGAAAGTCCAAGCCATCGAGCCACACCATCGGTTCCGTTGAGCCATTGGAGTGGTCGTGCCAGCTCATCGCCGGCGTCAGAATCAAATCGCCGGGTTCCATGACGCACTGCTGACCATTGACCGTCGTGTAAGCGCCGTGGCCTTGGAGGACAAACCGCAATGCCGCGGGCGTGTGACGATGGGCACGCGCGTTTTCGCCGGGCTTGACGTACTGAAACGAAACTTGCAGCGTCTGCGAGGCAAAGCCACGGCCCTTATCGAGACCAGGATTGACGAGCCGCACGACGCGCCGCTCGCTCTGCTCCAAGCTGATCACTTCGCCCGCGCGCACCAGGCTGCCGTAAACATCGGCCCACTTCCACAAACACGGCTGCACCGGCGTGATCGGCTCCGATGGCAGACCTTCCATGCCAAGGCTCCAGTAGCCGGAGAGGTTCATGCCGACCATGTCGCGGTCGAGCTGGGCGATGCTATCGGGTTGTTTCATATTTGCACCTTAAGACCAGGTTCGGAGATGCCTCGCGCAAAGGCGCAAAGGGCGCAAAGAAAAAGTTTTTTTTCCGAACTTTGCGTCCTTTGCGCCTTTGCGCGAGAAAATCTGATTCGAGTCTGCTCATCTAGGGAACGTCCGCTGCGGTATTGGCTCTTGTAAACCATATCGACCCACATGGGCTGATGCGACGCCACCAAGCCGTTCTTGTACGCATTGCCGCAGTAGTGCGCCGGTTTGAGCTTGTCCCAGATAATGTAGCGTTTGGCGTCGATGCAGTCTTCGTCAACTGATGCTGCGACGACTTTGCCGCACACCATGGGCGTTGCCTCCAAGTTGGAACCTAGCTGAAACGAATCGACGGCGTCAAACTGCTTTCTTTCCTTCTCCGAACGATTGTTGTTATGATCCGGCCCATGTTTGTTCGCACGCTGTTGCTTCTTATCCTAGTCGTGGTGGCATGCCAACCGGGCTATTCGGCACAGGTTACGCCGGAGACCATTCGCATCGCCATTCCCGGCAAGCTCATCGACTTTGCGCCGTTCTTTGTCGGTGCCAAAACCGGGATCTATCGCAGCGAGGGGCTGGAGCCGCAGTTCATCGTCATGCGCAGCGGCATCGTGATTCCGGCGATGCTCTCGGGTGAAATCGACTACACCACGCTTTACGGCTCGACGATTCGCTCGGCGGTGACCGGTTTGCCGCTGAAAGTCATTGCGACATTGATTACCAAGCAGAGTTTCTTTCTGTTTTCGCAGCCGGATATTCGTCGCGTGCAGGATCTTAAAGGCAAGCGCGTGGCGATCTCCAATTTCGCCAGCTCGACGGACAAGGCAGCGCGCGCCGCACTGAAAACCGGCAGCATCGAAGCGATGCGCGACGTGACGTTGATCGCCATGGGGGACACCAACGTGCGCTTTCAGTCGCTGGTGTCCGGCGCCATTGAAGCGGCGATTCTCACACCGCCTTACACCGTCATGGCGGAACAAAAGAAACTGAATAATCTGGTCTGGTTGGGCGACGTTTTGGGCGATCAGCCGTCCAACGGGCTGAGTACCAGCGTGAAGAAGTTGAAGGAGCAGCCGGATCAGGTCATGCGTTTCTTGCGCGCGTCGCTGCGTAGCATGATCTATACCCGTGAGCACAAGCAGGAAGCGCTGCCGATTTTGCTGAAAGAGTTTCCCGGCCTCGATCGTAACACGTTGGCAGGGACGCTCGACTTTTACCTCAAAGCGATGAGCCCGGATGGGCGTGTCAGCGAGGTGATTTTGCAAGAGTTGATCAACGAGCAGCGCGAGCTGGTCAACGTCAAGAATGAAGTGCCGATCTCGCAGGTGGCCGACTTTGGGCCTTTGCAGCGGGTATTAAAAGAATTGGGCAGCGCGAAATAGGAGGAGTGGTCATGCGCTTTGGAACTTTCAGCTATAACCAGCGCCGCCCGGGCGTCGCAGAGAAACAAGCGTTCGATGAATTGCTCGAGCAGATCGAATTGACCGAGAAGCTTGGGTTTAACGAAGCCTGGTTCGCTGAGCATCATCATTCCGATTACGGCATGCTGGCTTCGCCGAATCTGATGACCGCGGCTTTGGCGCGGCGCACAGAGCGAATGCGCTTCGGCAATCTCATTAGTGTTCTGCCGCTCTACGATCCGATGCGGCTTGCCGAAGAGTGCGCCATGCTCGATGTCATGACCGGTGGGCGATTGAACGTCGGCCTCGGCCGCGGCGTGCCGAAAGACGACATGAAGCATCGGCTCGATCGCGAGAGCGCGCAGGCGCGCTTCGATGAAGGTGTCGAGATTCTCATGAAAGCCTGGACGGGTGAGACGTTTAGTTATCAAGGCAAAGCCTGGGGCTACGAAGAAATTTCTTGCCGCCCATTGCCGATACAAAAACCGCATCCGCCGATCTATTACGGCGCGACGTCGCCGGACAGCCCGGCGATGGTTGCCAAGCGTGGCTGGAATCTCGCGCTGTCGCGCCAGCCGCTGGCGAATTGCGCCACGGCGATCAAGAAATATCGCGACGCGCGCGCGGCTGCGAACTTGGCTGGTCAAGGCGATGCTATCATGGTGCGCGATATCTATGTCGCCGATACCGACGAGCAAGCATGGTGTGAAGCCGTTCCCGAACTGATGCGCTACTGGCAGTTGGCGACGGATAATTATTGGCGGGGCGAGACGCTATCTGAGGCCGATCTTACGCGCTTTACCGAGCGCTACGCCTACTATCCTGGCGGGTTGACGATCAAGCGTTTGGACGAGTGGGGCACGTCGCTGATCGGCAGTCCCGAGACCGTGATCAAGAAGGCCCGCGAGATGCTCGTGACGGCCAGGCCGGATAGCTTGGTGGGCATGTTCCAGTTCGGAGCTTTGAAGCACGAGCAGGTGATGCACTCGATTGAACTGTTCGGCAGGGAAGTTATGCCGGCGCTGGGGAGTTAAAAGTAGTTAAAAAGCAAAAATTCAACATTAAAAAACTCGGATGCAAAGGCAACGCGTTTCTAACCCGCCTTTGACCTTACGCGGACAACGACGTCCGGATGCCGCTTTTTTAGCCCGCCAAAATCCGTTTCCTCAGTCGAACCGTAGATAACGTTAGAAAGCGATGACGCTCACGGTTGCCAACCGTGACTCGTCCTTCAATCAAACCTTATGAAGGAGAACACCGTGAAAATTGCAACGTTTAAGCGTAAAAGAGCTTTGCGGGGGAACATCCTCGGTGCGCTCGCCGCGCTGGGCCTCGGCCTTGCCGCAGGTTGTTCATCGACGCAGACCGGCGAGATGCGCCCAGAGACGGTCTATGCGGTCACGAGTTCCAATCAATTACTAACCTTCAATGCCGGGCGACCGGGAGCGCCATCGGGCGCGAAGAAAGTCTCCAACCTCGCCGCCGGCGAGAACTTGCTCGGAATCGATTTCCGCCCCGCGGATGGCAAGCTCTACGGTCTGGGCAGCTCGGGTCGGCTCTACACGATCGATCCGATGTCGGGTGGCGCGATGCAGGTGGGTTCGGGAACGTTTTCTATTGCTTTGAAGGGCAGCGCCTTCGGTTTCAATTTCAATCCGGTGGCCGACCGTATTCGCGTCGTCAGCGACTCGGGCCAAAATTTGCGCCTGCATCCGGATACGGGCGCGGTGGTCGACGCCGATCCCAATATGGCCGGTGTGCAGCCGGACGCCGATTTGGCCTACGCCAAAAGCGACATGGCTTCAGGTAAAAAACCAACGTTGCGGCTGTGGCGTATTCGAATAGCGTGGCTGGCGCGAAGGTGACGACCAATTTTGCCATCGATAGCACGAGCGGCCACTTGCTGACGCAGGGTAGCAGGGAAAACGTAACGCCGGCAGTGTCACCGAACAGCGGGCAGCTATTTACTGTGGGCTCGTTGGGGGTCAGTGCCTCGGGTTGGGTTTCCTTCGACATCGCGCCGAAAACTGGGATGGCGTTTGCCGCGATTACTCCGCGCGGTTCATCTGCGGCAGGTTTTTACGGGATCGATCTCGAAACCGGTGCCGCCAAGATGATCGGACAGATCGCCGCCGGTGAGGCGATACGCAGCATCGCGGTCATGCCGTAGAGCAGCAGATTGGCCGCAAAAGACGCAAACTGAAAACAGAGCTGTGTCATTCTGAGGAGCGCAGCGACGAAGAATCTGCTGCTGAACCGAAGATGCAGATGCTTCGGCGGACCTTAGCATGA encodes the following:
- a CDS encoding cupin domain-containing protein — translated: MKQPDSIAQLDRDMVGMNLSGYWSLGMEGLPSEPITPVQPCLWKWADVYGSLVRAGEVISLEQSERRVVRLVNPGLDKGRGFASQTLQVSFQYVKPGENARAHRHTPAALRFVLQGHGAYTTVNGQQCVMEPGDLILTPAMSWHDHSNGSTEPMVWLDGLDFPLITALHQVMQERYPTRRQPIERDSDEVNATLDGAVRHGLRVEDLFHYRWTDTEKTLRASMRARGAHSNYDGYLLEYRNPLTNGPTMTTIQCSAQLLSANEKTESHRHTSTTLYHVFRGHGASEIGGQRFEWQKGDSFIVPVWNPHRHSNSSSTDDAILFSMSDAPVLRALGLYREETA
- a CDS encoding ABC transporter substrate-binding protein — protein: MIRPMFVRTLLLLILVVVACQPGYSAQVTPETIRIAIPGKLIDFAPFFVGAKTGIYRSEGLEPQFIVMRSGIVIPAMLSGEIDYTTLYGSTIRSAVTGLPLKVIATLITKQSFFLFSQPDIRRVQDLKGKRVAISNFASSTDKAARAALKTGSIEAMRDVTLIAMGDTNVRFQSLVSGAIEAAILTPPYTVMAEQKKLNNLVWLGDVLGDQPSNGLSTSVKKLKEQPDQVMRFLRASLRSMIYTREHKQEALPILLKEFPGLDRNTLAGTLDFYLKAMSPDGRVSEVILQELINEQRELVNVKNEVPISQVADFGPLQRVLKELGSAK
- a CDS encoding LLM class flavin-dependent oxidoreductase, which gives rise to MRFGTFSYNQRRPGVAEKQAFDELLEQIELTEKLGFNEAWFAEHHHSDYGMLASPNLMTAALARRTERMRFGNLISVLPLYDPMRLAEECAMLDVMTGGRLNVGLGRGVPKDDMKHRLDRESAQARFDEGVEILMKAWTGETFSYQGKAWGYEEISCRPLPIQKPHPPIYYGATSPDSPAMVAKRGWNLALSRQPLANCATAIKKYRDARAAANLAGQGDAIMVRDIYVADTDEQAWCEAVPELMRYWQLATDNYWRGETLSEADLTRFTERYAYYPGGLTIKRLDEWGTSLIGSPETVIKKAREMLVTARPDSLVGMFQFGALKHEQVMHSIELFGREVMPALGS